From Pleurocapsa sp. PCC 7319:
GGTGCGGGTTCAGGGGGAATCGCTACTGCTAGACGTGCTGCCCAGTACGGTGCCAAAGTAGGAATTGTTGAGAGCGATCGCCTAGGAGGAACTTGTGTCAATCGAGGTTGTGTACCCAAAAAGTTAATGGTCTATGCCTCTCATTTTCCTGCTGCCTTTGAAGAATCTGCGGGCTACGGCTGGACTGTAGGTGAAAGCAGCTTTGATTGGGAGAAGATGATCGTTGCCGTCAATAATGAAGTCGATCGTCTCAATGGCATCTATGGAAGGATGTTAGATAACTCTGAAGTAAAGCTTTATCGGGGTCACGGGAAGTTCGTCGACTCCCATACCATTGAGATTGGTGATCAGAAAGTTACCGCAGAAAAAATCCTAATTGCAGTAGGTGGCAAACCAGTAAAACCTGATGAGATTCCTGGTGTGGAACATGCTATTACCTCCAGAGAAATTTTTCATGTCAAAGAACAACCCAAACGGATTGTAATCATTGGCGGTGGTTACATTGGCGTGGAGTTTGCCTGTATTCTTAATGGGTTGGGAACTGAAGTAACTATGGTAATTCGTCGAGATAAAATCTTGAATGGTTTTGACGACGATCTACGTAGCGAAATTCAAGAAGCTATGGAAAAGCATGGTATTCGGATTATTACCTGCAAACCTAAAATATCTATTGCCAAGAAGGATCATGGTTTAGAGATAACCATACCAGGAAACGATGGTCGAGAAGAAATTATTGTTGCCGATGCTGCCAGTCTTGCTGCCACAGGAAGAGAGCCTAACTTAGCTAATCTAGGTTTAGAGAATACCAAAGTCGAAGTAGTTAATGGTGCAGTAGCGGTAGATGAATATAATCAAACTGCTGAAGAGCATATTTATGCGGTAGGAGACTGTACCGATAAAATCAATTTAACTCCTGTAGCAATTAACGAAGGT
This genomic window contains:
- the gor gene encoding glutathione-disulfide reductase codes for the protein MSYDFDLFVIGAGSGGIATARRAAQYGAKVGIVESDRLGGTCVNRGCVPKKLMVYASHFPAAFEESAGYGWTVGESSFDWEKMIVAVNNEVDRLNGIYGRMLDNSEVKLYRGHGKFVDSHTIEIGDQKVTAEKILIAVGGKPVKPDEIPGVEHAITSREIFHVKEQPKRIVIIGGGYIGVEFACILNGLGTEVTMVIRRDKILNGFDDDLRSEIQEAMEKHGIRIITCKPKISIAKKDHGLEITIPGNDGREEIIVADAASLAATGREPNLANLGLENTKVEVVNGAVAVDEYNQTAEEHIYAVGDCTDKINLTPVAINEGRAFADTHFGGQSRQMSYENIPTAVFSTPEAATVGLTEAEAREKYGDAVKVYRSKFRPMYYTLPDKQEKTLMKLIVDTSTNKVVGAHMVGDSAAEIIQGVAIAVKMGATKADFDATVGIHPSSAEEFVTMR